From Pontibacter actiniarum, a single genomic window includes:
- a CDS encoding efflux RND transporter permease subunit has translation MNIIKSSLRYPQITLTVLFLVVLVGLNSLLNMPRREDPKITIRAGLVLAFYPGANSAQVEEQVTNKLEQYLFQFAEVNKEKTFSTTRDGAVVINVELEEWVEEPDVFWSKLRHEMNVAKALALPRGVQGPIVNTDFGDTVAMLIGVESDSLSYSQLKEYTRSIEDALRTVEGVSKIKRYGEQPEQIVVTSQSEKLAQYGLKLPQVVQVLQAQNAISPTGNVKTEGAEVPLYAEGTYTSVQEIRNQVVGTSQTGQVIRLGDVANVRRDYAEPTTEISVNGHKALMISVEMQEGNNIVDFGETIKAKLAQISRNLPSSVQLTTVVDQPEVVDESISHFIREFFLAIIAVVVVTVLLLPFRIAAVAAMAIPVTVAVTFALLHTFGIELHQVSLAALIVVLGMVVDDAIVIADNYVELLDEGVERWTAAWRSASDLVVPVLTATATIIAAFLPMVILTGSTGEFIFALPVTVTIALASSFVVAMFLTPYLCYKFIKKGLHEPTQPEQEQLENRKKKVSLLDRMQHVYNRSLDWSMVHRRTVIFGAIVSVAAAGGMYTLLKQKFFPAAERAQFVVEVWMPTGARLAKTERAVNRIEDVLKQDERVADYATFVGTSAPRFYYNFSPEPPVTNFGQILVNTHSNEETEELAAALRRQVDELVPEGRPRVRLMQQGAPTVTPVEVRIVGHDLGELKRIGNQVQEIIEDAPGSAEVYTNFREDYYGVGLTLKSEANRLGFTTYDVASSINTGFAGTPVSVLWEGDNPVNIVLRLDEESRQNFNNLENTFISSPVTGARVPVRQIANLQPQWQTGRIVHRNGVRTLTVQSEVAPDALASEILKDIQPKIAELPLPAGYRIEYGGEIENQKATFSQMVVALGISLVAIFMILLFQFRNLKEALIVMASIPLSLFGALLGLIITGNPFGFTAFIGLISLSGIVVRNAIILVDYANELIRHGMDIPTAAAEAGKRRLRPIFLTAMAAAIGVLPMILSGSPLWSPLASVIAVGVVFSMVMALLVVPVLFVVFIKPQDKQVLAEASH, from the coding sequence ATGAACATCATCAAATCCTCGTTACGGTATCCGCAGATAACGCTTACAGTTTTGTTCCTGGTGGTGTTGGTAGGCCTGAACTCGCTTTTGAACATGCCGCGCCGCGAAGACCCGAAAATCACCATCCGGGCAGGCCTGGTGCTGGCTTTTTACCCGGGGGCCAACTCGGCTCAGGTAGAAGAGCAGGTCACGAACAAGCTGGAGCAGTACCTCTTTCAGTTTGCGGAGGTAAACAAAGAAAAGACCTTTTCGACTACCCGCGACGGAGCCGTGGTGATAAACGTAGAGCTGGAGGAGTGGGTGGAGGAGCCGGACGTGTTCTGGTCAAAGCTTCGGCATGAGATGAACGTGGCCAAAGCCCTGGCCCTGCCACGCGGGGTGCAGGGGCCCATTGTGAACACGGACTTCGGGGATACCGTTGCCATGCTGATAGGGGTGGAGTCGGACAGCCTGAGCTATAGCCAACTGAAGGAGTATACCCGCAGCATAGAGGATGCCCTGCGAACAGTGGAGGGCGTGTCGAAAATTAAGCGCTACGGTGAGCAGCCGGAGCAGATTGTGGTTACCTCGCAGTCCGAAAAGCTGGCCCAGTACGGCCTGAAGCTGCCGCAGGTAGTGCAGGTGCTACAGGCACAGAACGCCATTAGCCCGACCGGCAATGTGAAAACGGAAGGTGCTGAAGTGCCGCTTTACGCAGAGGGCACTTATACTTCGGTGCAGGAGATCCGGAACCAGGTGGTGGGAACCTCCCAAACGGGGCAGGTGATTCGCCTGGGAGACGTGGCCAACGTGCGGCGCGACTATGCCGAGCCTACCACCGAGATTAGTGTAAACGGACACAAGGCCCTGATGATCTCGGTAGAGATGCAGGAAGGGAACAACATCGTGGACTTCGGCGAAACCATCAAGGCCAAGCTGGCGCAGATTTCCCGGAACCTGCCGAGCTCTGTTCAGCTCACCACCGTTGTAGACCAGCCCGAGGTGGTAGACGAAAGCATCTCACACTTTATCCGGGAGTTTTTCCTGGCGATTATTGCCGTTGTGGTTGTGACGGTGCTGCTGTTGCCGTTCCGTATTGCCGCCGTGGCCGCCATGGCCATACCGGTAACCGTTGCCGTAACCTTTGCCCTGCTGCATACCTTTGGCATAGAGCTGCACCAGGTGTCGCTGGCGGCCCTGATCGTGGTGCTGGGCATGGTGGTGGACGATGCCATTGTAATAGCCGACAACTATGTGGAGCTGCTGGATGAGGGGGTGGAGCGTTGGACGGCGGCCTGGCGCAGCGCCAGCGATCTGGTAGTGCCTGTGCTTACCGCTACAGCCACCATTATTGCCGCTTTTCTGCCGATGGTTATCCTGACCGGCTCTACCGGGGAATTCATTTTTGCCTTGCCTGTCACCGTCACCATTGCTTTGGCCTCGTCCTTTGTGGTGGCTATGTTCCTGACGCCTTACCTGTGCTACAAGTTTATCAAAAAAGGGCTGCACGAGCCTACGCAGCCTGAGCAGGAGCAGCTGGAGAACCGGAAAAAGAAGGTGTCCCTGCTCGACAGGATGCAGCACGTGTACAACCGGTCGCTGGACTGGAGCATGGTCCACCGCCGCACGGTTATTTTCGGTGCGATAGTATCCGTGGCGGCGGCCGGGGGCATGTACACACTCCTGAAGCAGAAGTTCTTTCCGGCAGCCGAGCGCGCCCAGTTTGTGGTGGAAGTATGGATGCCCACCGGAGCCAGGCTTGCGAAAACGGAGCGGGCCGTCAACAGAATAGAGGATGTGCTGAAGCAGGATGAACGTGTGGCGGACTATGCCACCTTTGTCGGTACGAGCGCCCCCCGCTTCTACTACAATTTTTCGCCGGAGCCGCCGGTAACCAACTTTGGGCAGATACTGGTTAACACGCACAGCAACGAGGAAACAGAGGAGCTTGCCGCCGCACTAAGGCGCCAGGTGGATGAGCTGGTGCCGGAAGGCCGCCCGCGTGTGCGGCTGATGCAGCAGGGAGCCCCAACGGTAACACCCGTAGAGGTGCGCATCGTGGGCCACGACCTGGGGGAGCTGAAGCGCATCGGAAACCAGGTGCAGGAGATTATAGAAGACGCACCGGGGAGCGCCGAAGTGTACACCAACTTCCGGGAAGACTACTACGGTGTAGGGCTGACGCTGAAAAGTGAGGCCAACCGCCTGGGCTTTACCACCTATGACGTGGCCTCGTCTATCAACACAGGCTTTGCGGGCACACCGGTTTCTGTTTTATGGGAGGGAGACAACCCCGTTAACATTGTACTGCGCCTGGATGAGGAGAGCCGCCAGAACTTCAACAACCTGGAGAACACCTTTATCTCCTCGCCGGTTACCGGGGCGCGTGTGCCTGTCCGGCAGATAGCCAACCTGCAGCCGCAATGGCAAACCGGCCGCATCGTGCACCGCAACGGCGTACGCACGCTAACGGTGCAGAGCGAGGTGGCTCCTGATGCCCTGGCCTCCGAGATACTGAAAGACATACAGCCTAAAATAGCCGAACTGCCGTTGCCGGCGGGCTACCGCATCGAGTACGGCGGCGAGATCGAGAACCAGAAAGCTACTTTCAGTCAGATGGTGGTGGCACTGGGGATTAGCTTGGTGGCCATTTTCATGATCCTGCTGTTCCAGTTCCGCAACCTGAAGGAGGCGCTGATCGTGATGGCCTCTATCCCGCTGAGCCTGTTTGGGGCCTTGCTGGGGCTGATTATCACCGGCAACCCCTTTGGCTTTACCGCCTTTATCGGCCTGATCAGTTTGTCGGGTATTGTGGTGCGCAACGCCATTATCCTGGTAGACTATGCCAACGAGCTCATCCGGCACGGGATGGACATCCCTACGGCAGCCGCAGAGGCAGGCAAGCGCCGCCTCCGCCCCATCTTCCTGACGGCTATGGCCGCCGCTATCGGGGTGTTGCCCATGATCCTGTCTGGCTCGCCTTTGTGGAGCCCGCTGGCCAGTGTGATCGCCGTAGGGGTTGTGTTTTCGATGGTGATGGCCCTGCTGGTGGTGCCGGTGCTGTTCGTCGTCTTTATTAAGCCGCAGGACAAACAAGTTCTTGCCGAAGCCAGTCATTAA
- a CDS encoding TolC family protein: MPKPFRISFIKHSRRGLRLIRQRLCSCFILVLAAANVAAAQDIRTLSLQEAQDLALEQNRLLRIAREQVEESEQKVKEAQSRQYPLVYATGGYTYNGVTEDVVLPMGALGVYPNSNIFVPQTDIPILESKHNLIMASALAMQPITQLGKIRTGVKIAQTDVKIAEAKAAQAAQEVKQGVEQLFYGLLLAQKQQEEAQANIQLTEAKLYDVESALLAGKTDEVNKIGLQAALADEQQKLLVIQHQVADYTYDLNQLLGLPTDTGLRLDGVQEEEVPLQPLEEYLQLAQTVSYDVRIAEHTSQKAAYGVNAAKKDYIPNVNAIGGYTHQSILNVLPENNYFFGVQANWNIIDFGRRKAVLKQRQSQQRQAELNLENTREDVTGRVEQAYRKVQQARQLVAVARQAVQYREQELKLKQDRFDAGLILKKDVLESQAALAKSEADLYAARLGYRLALSDLQAMTGASAQEAIEQ; this comes from the coding sequence ATGCCTAAACCGTTTCGCATCTCTTTCATCAAACACAGTAGGAGAGGTCTTAGACTTATTCGTCAGCGCCTGTGCAGCTGCTTTATACTTGTACTTGCGGCAGCAAATGTGGCCGCCGCGCAGGATATCCGCACTCTCTCGCTGCAGGAGGCGCAGGACCTGGCCCTGGAGCAGAACCGCCTGTTGCGCATTGCCCGGGAGCAAGTGGAGGAAAGCGAGCAAAAAGTAAAGGAGGCGCAGAGCAGGCAGTATCCTTTGGTCTATGCTACGGGGGGCTACACCTACAATGGCGTTACCGAAGACGTGGTGCTGCCGATGGGGGCACTGGGGGTTTACCCGAACAGTAACATCTTTGTTCCCCAAACCGATATCCCGATCCTGGAAAGCAAGCACAACCTGATCATGGCGAGTGCCCTGGCTATGCAGCCCATCACGCAGTTAGGAAAGATACGAACGGGCGTAAAAATAGCGCAAACCGATGTGAAGATTGCAGAGGCAAAGGCGGCTCAGGCTGCGCAGGAGGTAAAGCAAGGGGTGGAGCAGCTGTTTTACGGCCTGCTGCTTGCGCAAAAGCAGCAGGAGGAGGCACAGGCGAACATCCAGCTGACAGAAGCGAAACTATATGATGTAGAGAGTGCACTGCTGGCCGGCAAAACGGATGAGGTGAACAAAATAGGCTTGCAGGCAGCACTTGCCGACGAGCAGCAAAAGCTCCTGGTTATACAGCACCAGGTTGCGGATTATACCTATGACCTGAACCAGCTGCTGGGCCTGCCAACGGATACCGGTCTGCGCCTGGACGGCGTGCAGGAGGAAGAGGTGCCGCTCCAGCCGCTGGAGGAGTACCTGCAACTGGCGCAAACGGTCAGCTACGATGTGCGCATTGCCGAACATACCTCCCAAAAAGCCGCTTATGGTGTGAATGCAGCCAAAAAAGACTACATCCCGAATGTGAATGCTATCGGGGGCTATACGCATCAGAGTATACTGAACGTGCTGCCTGAGAATAACTACTTTTTCGGGGTGCAGGCTAACTGGAACATCATTGACTTCGGGAGGAGAAAAGCTGTTTTAAAGCAGCGTCAGTCGCAGCAAAGGCAGGCGGAGCTGAACCTGGAGAACACCCGTGAGGACGTAACAGGCCGGGTAGAGCAGGCTTACCGGAAGGTGCAACAGGCCCGGCAGCTGGTTGCCGTGGCCCGGCAAGCCGTGCAGTACCGGGAGCAGGAGCTGAAACTGAAGCAAGACAGGTTCGATGCCGGCCTCATCCTGAAAAAGGACGTGCTCGAAAGCCAGGCAGCCCTGGCCAAGTCAGAAGCCGAC